Proteins found in one Hirundo rustica isolate bHirRus1 chromosome Z, bHirRus1.pri.v3, whole genome shotgun sequence genomic segment:
- the LOC120765605 gene encoding acrosin-like, whose protein sequence is MLLLCILILLAWCGPAHGTCGQTCGLRPMGTTFSSSRVVGGTDVMPGSGAWAGIASIRCVWKPPISVHVCGGTLVSAKWLLTAAHCFSNITNPISEWAIVLGATSLGQSGPDVEVRRIKRLIIHEKYVPGLEYNDVALLELDRAVRCRSSIQTACLPGPSVKVSELRNCYVAGWGDRIVKSSGRDILQQAKVQVVDNQLCNSSEWLHGYIYDFHVCAGQGGVGTCQGDSGGPLVCQDKRAGFFWQIGVTSWGVGCARPKRPAVSSSTQYYYNWIRTTMGIRPVPAVTPAPAPAYTSTPLQTLPPRPTQPCPFPREKLLQFFNLLKDILQYLKGKIS, encoded by the exons ATGCTTTTGTTGTGCATCCTCATCCTGCTGGCCTGGTGCGGGCCTGCGCATGGCACCTGTGG ACAGACCTGTGGGCTCCGGCCCATGGGTACTACCTTCAGCTCATCACGTGTTGTGGGTGGCACAGATGTCATGCCAGGGTCTGGggcctgggctgggattgccagTATCCGCTGCGTCTGGAAACCACCAATATCTGTGCATGTCTGTGGAGGAACCCTCGTCAGCGCCAAGTGGCTACTCACAGCTGCCCACTGCTTTAGCAACATCACAAA TCCCATCAGTGAGTGGGCCATCGTGCTTGGGGCCACCTCATTGGGCCAGTCAGGCCCTGATGTGGAAGTGCGCCGGATTAAGCGGCTGATCATTCACGAAAAATATGTTCCTGGACTTGAGTATAACGACGTTGCCTTGCTGGAACTGGACCGGGCAGTCCGGTGCAGATCCTCCATTCAGACCGCCTGCCTACCTGGTCCTTCAGTGAAAGTGTCAGAGCTGAGAAACTGTTACGTTGCTGGCTGGGGTGACAGAATTGTGAAAT CTTCAGGCAGAGACATCCTGCAGCAGGCCAAGGTCCAAGTCGTGGATAACCAGCTCTGTAACAGTAGCGAGTGGCTGCATGGATACATCTACGACTTCCACgtgtgtgctgggcagggcGGTGTTGGCACCTGCCAG GGTGACAGCGGAGGACCTCTTGTCTGCCAAGATAAACGTGCTGGCTTCTTCTGGCAAATTGGTGTGACCAGCTGGGGAGTAGGCTGTGCTAGACCTAAACGGCCTGCAGTCTCCAGCTCCACTCAGTACTACTACAACTGGATCCGGACTACGATGGGAATAAGACCAGTACCAGCAGTTACTCCAGCACCAGCGCCAGCCTACACCTCAACCCCGCTGCAGACACTACCTCCAAGACCAACACAACCCTGTCCATTTCCACGTGAAAAGCTGCTGCAATTCTTTAATCTGCTGAAGGACATCTTGCAGTACctaaagggaaaaatatcttGA